The proteins below are encoded in one region of Pseudomonas putida S13.1.2:
- the argS gene encoding arginine--tRNA ligase — MKDTIRQLIQQALTQLVTDGVLPDGLSPAIQVENARDKTHGDFASNIAMMLAKQAGMKPRDLAEKLIAALPASADISKVEIAGPGFLNFFQNTEALANRLDAALADDHLGVRKAGPREKVVIDMSAPNLAKEMHVGHLRSTIIGDSVARVLEFLGDNVIRQNHVGDWGTQFGMLMAYLQENPITSDELSDLENFYRAAKKRFDESEEFATRARGLVVKLQAGDPECLALWTRFKDISLSHCQKTYELLNVKLTMADVMGESAYNDDLANVVADLKAKGLLVEDQGAQCVFLEEFKNSEGEPLPVIVQKADGGYLYATTDLAAVRYRSNVLNADRALYFVDQRQALHFNQVFEVARRAGFVGHPMQMEHMGFGTMNGADGRPFKTRDGGTVKLIDLLTEAKERAYALVKEKNPSLADEDLRHIGEVVGIGAVKYADLSKHRTSDYSFNFELMLNFEGNTAPYLLYAYTRVAGVFRKLGKSFDEVDGKIVLQADHEQDLAARLAQFGETLNSVAEKGTPHVLCSYLYDLAGLFSSFYENCPILAAETPEQQQSRLRLAALTGRTLKQGLELLGLETLERM, encoded by the coding sequence ATGAAAGACACCATTCGCCAGCTGATCCAGCAAGCCCTCACCCAACTCGTCACCGACGGTGTGCTGCCTGACGGGCTGTCGCCGGCGATCCAGGTGGAAAACGCCCGGGACAAGACCCACGGCGACTTCGCCAGCAACATCGCCATGATGCTGGCCAAGCAGGCTGGCATGAAGCCACGCGACCTGGCCGAAAAACTGATCGCCGCCCTGCCGGCCAGCGCCGACATCAGCAAGGTGGAAATCGCTGGCCCCGGCTTCCTCAACTTCTTCCAGAACACCGAAGCCCTGGCCAACCGCCTGGATGCCGCCCTGGCCGATGACCATCTGGGCGTGCGCAAGGCCGGCCCGCGCGAAAAGGTCGTCATCGACATGTCGGCGCCAAACCTGGCCAAAGAGATGCACGTCGGCCACCTGCGCTCGACCATCATCGGTGACAGCGTCGCACGCGTGCTGGAATTCTTGGGTGACAACGTCATCCGCCAGAACCACGTCGGCGACTGGGGTACCCAGTTCGGCATGCTGATGGCCTACCTGCAGGAAAACCCGATCACCAGTGACGAGCTGTCAGACCTGGAAAACTTCTACCGGGCGGCGAAGAAACGCTTCGACGAATCCGAAGAGTTCGCCACGCGCGCCCGTGGCCTGGTGGTCAAGCTGCAGGCCGGCGACCCTGAGTGCCTGGCCCTGTGGACCCGCTTCAAGGACATCTCGCTGTCGCACTGCCAGAAGACCTACGAGCTGCTCAACGTCAAACTGACCATGGCCGATGTGATGGGCGAAAGCGCCTACAACGACGACCTGGCCAACGTGGTAGCTGACCTCAAGGCCAAGGGCCTGCTGGTCGAGGACCAAGGCGCCCAGTGCGTATTCCTCGAGGAATTCAAAAACAGCGAAGGCGAACCCCTGCCGGTGATCGTGCAAAAAGCCGACGGCGGCTACCTGTACGCCACCACCGACCTGGCCGCCGTGCGCTACCGCAGCAACGTGCTCAACGCTGACCGCGCCCTGTACTTCGTCGACCAGCGCCAGGCCCTGCACTTCAACCAGGTATTCGAAGTGGCACGCCGTGCAGGTTTTGTCGGCCACCCGATGCAGATGGAGCACATGGGCTTCGGCACCATGAACGGCGCCGACGGCCGCCCGTTCAAGACCCGTGACGGCGGCACCGTCAAGCTGATCGACCTGCTCACCGAGGCCAAGGAGCGCGCCTACGCGCTGGTCAAGGAAAAGAACCCGAGCCTGGCCGACGAAGACCTGCGACACATCGGCGAAGTGGTGGGCATTGGCGCGGTGAAATACGCCGACCTGTCCAAGCACCGCACCAGCGACTACAGCTTCAACTTCGAGCTGATGCTCAACTTCGAAGGCAACACCGCCCCGTACCTGCTGTACGCCTACACCCGCGTAGCCGGCGTATTCCGCAAGCTGGGCAAAAGCTTTGACGAAGTCGACGGCAAGATCGTGTTGCAGGCCGACCATGAGCAGGACCTGGCTGCCCGCCTGGCGCAGTTTGGCGAAACCCTCAACAGCGTCGCCGAAAAAGGCACGCCACACGTGCTGTGCAGCTACCTGTACGACCTGGCCGGCCTGTTCTCCAGCTTCTACGAGAACTGCCCGATCCTCGCCGCCGAAACCCCGGAGCAACAGCAGAGCCGCCTGCGCCTCGCCGCCCTGACCGGCCGCACCCTCAAACAAGGTCTGGAACTGCTCGGCCTGGAAACCCTGGAGCGCATGTAA